From a region of the Chrysemys picta bellii isolate R12L10 chromosome 7, ASM1138683v2, whole genome shotgun sequence genome:
- the LOC135972693 gene encoding uncharacterized protein LOC135972693: MQSSPAVMAVQSGNRKRAPAWTDREVLDLIAVWGDESVLSELRSKRRNAKIYEKISKDMAERGYSRDATQCRVKIKELRQGYQKTKEANGRSGSHPQTSRFYEALHSILGAAATTTPPVTVDSEDGILSTAGSSDMLGDGEDEEGDEEGEAVGSSHNADFPDSQDLFITLTEIPYEASPAITPDTESGEGSATPSATVSQPSLESHSQRLARIRRRKKRTREDMFSELMASSQAQAAQQTQWRENLTRMHQANMDREERWRQEDQQATQTLLGLLREQTDTLRRLVDVLQERRQEDRAPLQSISNRPPPPPSPIPTSPKVQRRRGGRVPANSHSTPAESSSSRRLSFPKI, from the exons atgcagagctctccagcagtgatggccgtgcagtctgggaatagaaagagagccccagcatggactgatcgtgaagtcttggatctcatcgctgtgtggggcgatgagtccgtgctttccgagctgcgatccaaaagaaggaatgcaaagatctacgagaagatctctaaagacatggcagagagaggatacagccgggatgcaacgcagtgccgcgtgaaaatcaaggagctgagacaaggctaccagaagaccaaagaggcaaacggacgctccggatcccatccccagacatcccgtttctacgaggcactgcattccatcctcggtgctgccgccaccactaccccaccagtgaccgtggactctgaggatgggatactgtccacggccggttcctcagacatgttaggggacggggaagatgaggaaggagatgaggagggcgaggcagttggcagctctcacaacgctgatttccccgacagccaggatctcttcatcacccttacagagatcccctacgaagcgtccccagccattaccccggacacagaatctggtgaaggatcagcca ccccgtctgcgactgtctcacaacctagcctggaatcacactcccagaggctagcgcggattaggcgtaggaagaagaggacacgggaggacatgttctctgagcttatggcctcttcccaagcccaggcagcacagcagacccagtggcgggagaacttgacccgaatgcaccaagccaacatggatcgggaggagaggtggcggcaggaagaccagcaggcgactcaaacgctgcttggactactgagggagcaaacggacacgctccggcgccttgtggatgttctgcaggaacggaggcaggaggacagagccccgctgcagtccatctctaaccgccctcccccgccaccaagtcccatacccacctcacccaaagtgcaaagaaggagaggcggcagagtccctgctaactctcactccacccctgcagagagctctagtagcagaaggctctcatttcccaaaatttga